One genomic region from Gopherus flavomarginatus isolate rGopFla2 chromosome 20, rGopFla2.mat.asm, whole genome shotgun sequence encodes:
- the LOC127038122 gene encoding replication initiator 1-like isoform X1 has protein sequence MRRTLHRRTSRPSFTASTRRRRIDSGEASREQSCDVRVPSSQRMRNTLRPGRRRQWAARACAKTHVGGAAGATPPASLSLSLRNSVLPRRPDGTGSGPEEPADRRGMMSETHKHTDVGGSEDVIFEEEDGTSTGVSTVQEEEDESEATSVSSGESRPSTPSANGYPGPRSKELRSAVSEPQQEVAAEEGDAGQGRLGSPQAPSPEWHECPECGRGFGTSRALKVHRSYHVGRKRPHTSSSKPPPSRPAPPSAGDPEGRDARPVPPSPRAGAFHYICAECGLGFASPASLEAHRCEHGWRRSPPAPPRNKGPPAPPREANGARDAEGADGPYHCTECPGEFGLVADLHEHYMLHARGEL, from the exons ATGCGCAGAACCCTCCATCGGAGAACAAGTCGCCCCAGCTTCACCGCCTCCACTCGGCGCAGGCGCATCGACTCAGGAGAGGCTTCGCGTGAGCAAAGCTGCGACGTTCGCGTCCCCTCATCACAGCGCATGCGCAATACCTTGCGACCAGGACGCAGACGTCAATGGGCGGCCCGCGCATGCGCAAAGACCCACGTCGGAGGCGCTGCCGGGGCCACGCCCCCCGCCTCGCTCTCACTGAGCCTGCGCAACTCGGTCCTGCCGCGGCGGCCAGACGGGACCGGGTCAGGCCCGGAGGAGCCG GCTGATCGCCGAGGGATGATGTCTGAAACACACAAGCACACAGATGTGGGGGGGAGCGAGGATGTGATCTtcgaggaggaggatgggaccTCAACCG GCGTCTCCACGgtgcaggaggaagaggatgaatcAGAAGCAACCTCAGTGTCATCTGGAGAGAGCCGGCCATCCACGCCCTCTGCCAACGGGTACCCAG GTCCCAGGAGCAAGGAGCTGAGGTCGGCAGTATCGGAGCCCCAGCAGGAGGTGGCGGCAGAGGAGGGGGATGCCGGCCAGGGGCGCTTGGGCTCCCCGCAGGCCCCCAGTCCTGAGTGGCATGAATGCCCTGAGTGTGGGCGCGGCTTTGGCACCTCGCGGGCCCTAAAGGTGCATCGCAGCTACCACGTGGGCCGAAAGCGGCCGCACACCTCCTCCTCCAAGCCGCCGCCGTCCCGGCcggccccaccctctgctggggACCCAGAGGGCCGCGATGCCAGGCCTGTGCCCCCCTCACCCCGAGCTGGAGCCTTCCACTACATCTGCGCTGAATGTGGCCTGGGCTTCGCCTCGCCTGCCTCCCTGGAGGCTCACCGCTGTGAACATGGCTGGCGCCGcagccccccggccccgccccgcaaCAAGgggccccctgccccgccccgcgaGGCCAATGGTGCCCGGGATGCCGAGGGAGCAGACGGACCTTACCACTGTACCGAGTGCCCGGGCGAGTTCGGCTTGGTAGCGGATCTGCATGAGCACTACATGCTGCATGCCCGAGGGGAGCTGTAG
- the LOC127038122 gene encoding zinc finger protein 48-like isoform X2 — protein sequence MMSETHKHTDVGGSEDVIFEEEDGTSTGVSTVQEEEDESEATSVSSGESRPSTPSANGYPGPRSKELRSAVSEPQQEVAAEEGDAGQGRLGSPQAPSPEWHECPECGRGFGTSRALKVHRSYHVGRKRPHTSSSKPPPSRPAPPSAGDPEGRDARPVPPSPRAGAFHYICAECGLGFASPASLEAHRCEHGWRRSPPAPPRNKGPPAPPREANGARDAEGADGPYHCTECPGEFGLVADLHEHYMLHARGEL from the exons ATGATGTCTGAAACACACAAGCACACAGATGTGGGGGGGAGCGAGGATGTGATCTtcgaggaggaggatgggaccTCAACCG GCGTCTCCACGgtgcaggaggaagaggatgaatcAGAAGCAACCTCAGTGTCATCTGGAGAGAGCCGGCCATCCACGCCCTCTGCCAACGGGTACCCAG GTCCCAGGAGCAAGGAGCTGAGGTCGGCAGTATCGGAGCCCCAGCAGGAGGTGGCGGCAGAGGAGGGGGATGCCGGCCAGGGGCGCTTGGGCTCCCCGCAGGCCCCCAGTCCTGAGTGGCATGAATGCCCTGAGTGTGGGCGCGGCTTTGGCACCTCGCGGGCCCTAAAGGTGCATCGCAGCTACCACGTGGGCCGAAAGCGGCCGCACACCTCCTCCTCCAAGCCGCCGCCGTCCCGGCcggccccaccctctgctggggACCCAGAGGGCCGCGATGCCAGGCCTGTGCCCCCCTCACCCCGAGCTGGAGCCTTCCACTACATCTGCGCTGAATGTGGCCTGGGCTTCGCCTCGCCTGCCTCCCTGGAGGCTCACCGCTGTGAACATGGCTGGCGCCGcagccccccggccccgccccgcaaCAAGgggccccctgccccgccccgcgaGGCCAATGGTGCCCGGGATGCCGAGGGAGCAGACGGACCTTACCACTGTACCGAGTGCCCGGGCGAGTTCGGCTTGGTAGCGGATCTGCATGAGCACTACATGCTGCATGCCCGAGGGGAGCTGTAG
- the ZNF576 gene encoding zinc finger protein 576 isoform X2 has product MSEVTAEKHPLAEPLPQEIPVRPALPAKQEAAPARARCPSSDPEPICIEDEPARPSPEGKVKASSSNSPVYRLGSNQCFHCLITFPDEKFKERHMKREHPEDFVQENLRDALFVCFICSKPFESSRALICHQRGHAPAPPPDCPDCLRPAFECPDCGRRFGQLANYQRHRLGHAAGRSLPHQCPDCGKSFRQLSNLRRHQASHQRPLELLPSRPYSCTECGESFAQEAGLHEHYIRHARGEL; this is encoded by the exons ATGTCTGAAGTCACAGCAGAGAAGCATCCCTTGGCTGAGCCGCTCCCGCAGGAGATCCCAGTGCGGCCTGCGCTCCCTGCCAAGCAGGAGGCTGCACCGGCCCGGGCACggtgccccagctctgacccAGAGCCCATCTGCATTGAGGATGAACCCGCCCGGCCCAGCCCCGAGGGGAAGGTTAAGGCCTCTTCCAGCAACAGCCCCGTCT ATCGCCTGGGTTCCAACCAGTGCTTCCACTGCCTGATCACCTTCCCGGACGAGAAGTTCAAGGAGCGGCACATGAAGCGGGAGCACCCCGAGGACTTTGTGCAGGAGAATCTGCGCGACGCCCTCTTCGTctgcttcatctgcagcaagCCCTTCGAGAGCTCCCGCGCCCTCATCTGCCACCAGCGTGGGcatgcccctgccccgccccccgacTGCCCCGACTGCCTGCGCCCCGCCTTCGAGTGCCCCGACTGCGGCCGCCGCTTCGGCCAGCTGGCCAACTACCAGCGCCACCGGCTGGGTCACGCCGCCGGCCGCAGCCTGCCCCACCAGTGCCCCGACTGCGGCAAGAGCTTCCGCCAGCTCTCCAACCTGCGCCGCCACCAGGCCTCCCACCAGcgccccctggagctgctgccctCCCGCCCCTACTCCTGCACTGAGTGCGGTGAGAGCTTCGCCCAGGAGGCCGGCCTGCACGAACACTACATCCGGCACGCCCGCGGCGAGCTCTAG
- the ZNF576 gene encoding zinc finger protein 576 isoform X1 — protein MRRPFVVGSPRRIEQNLYACALSDAELHDVCRACTVNFATRLSQRACACRSSATLGTEGPRVLPSFGCLDGCLIKTTPLRGRGWGREPRWGNKMSEVTAEKHPLAEPLPQEIPVRPALPAKQEAAPARARCPSSDPEPICIEDEPARPSPEGKVKASSSNSPVYRLGSNQCFHCLITFPDEKFKERHMKREHPEDFVQENLRDALFVCFICSKPFESSRALICHQRGHAPAPPPDCPDCLRPAFECPDCGRRFGQLANYQRHRLGHAAGRSLPHQCPDCGKSFRQLSNLRRHQASHQRPLELLPSRPYSCTECGESFAQEAGLHEHYIRHARGEL, from the exons ATGCGCAGACCATTCGTCGTAGGCTCGCCGCGACGCATTGAGCAGAATCTATACGCATGCGCACTGTCAGACGCGGAGCTACACGACGTATGTCGCGCATGCACAGTCAACTTCGCCACGCGCCTTTCCCAACGCGCATGCGCTTGCCGCAGTAGCGCGACGCTGGGAACAGAAGGACCCCGCGTCCTCCCGTCTTTTGGCTGCCTTGATGGATGCCTGATTAAAACTACTCCTctccgggggcggggctgggggagggagcccAGATGGGG AAACAAGATGTCTGAAGTCACAGCAGAGAAGCATCCCTTGGCTGAGCCGCTCCCGCAGGAGATCCCAGTGCGGCCTGCGCTCCCTGCCAAGCAGGAGGCTGCACCGGCCCGGGCACggtgccccagctctgacccAGAGCCCATCTGCATTGAGGATGAACCCGCCCGGCCCAGCCCCGAGGGGAAGGTTAAGGCCTCTTCCAGCAACAGCCCCGTCT ATCGCCTGGGTTCCAACCAGTGCTTCCACTGCCTGATCACCTTCCCGGACGAGAAGTTCAAGGAGCGGCACATGAAGCGGGAGCACCCCGAGGACTTTGTGCAGGAGAATCTGCGCGACGCCCTCTTCGTctgcttcatctgcagcaagCCCTTCGAGAGCTCCCGCGCCCTCATCTGCCACCAGCGTGGGcatgcccctgccccgccccccgacTGCCCCGACTGCCTGCGCCCCGCCTTCGAGTGCCCCGACTGCGGCCGCCGCTTCGGCCAGCTGGCCAACTACCAGCGCCACCGGCTGGGTCACGCCGCCGGCCGCAGCCTGCCCCACCAGTGCCCCGACTGCGGCAAGAGCTTCCGCCAGCTCTCCAACCTGCGCCGCCACCAGGCCTCCCACCAGcgccccctggagctgctgccctCCCGCCCCTACTCCTGCACTGAGTGCGGTGAGAGCTTCGCCCAGGAGGCCGGCCTGCACGAACACTACATCCGGCACGCCCGCGGCGAGCTCTAG
- the LOC127038118 gene encoding interferon-inducible GTPase 5-like — MAAPAGLDDAFLRELRTRYEAQDPGTAATRLQALVDSVNALKADVAVVGRRGAGVTTLIHALLGEQPGLDDPQAFFQQAPEPPGQPAGYTHPTFPNLTLWDLPGFQEPEKPGDYTKRLGDLGKFGCLVLVVAEGSPADPLLQLLKAFQQKRKPYYVVRTKVDLDLHTAKRRFRARYSSAEALALARNGVAEVLAKNGLDTNRVFLVSALETDRYQFNQFQDQLEEEIIQLKRAHNRELEDLRAVSPRKIQELHQACATAGLAEVPAIIRSALEEPSQIRLDVAVLGEAGSGKSTLVNALRGVGCGEPEAAPTGVTATTQKATAYAHPTVPGLYLWDLPGVGVTEEDVGRLDLSRYDFFLLTATERYRHAQSRLARAISAAGKRFFFVRTKVDVDAQPSPEPGPMEEIRGSCVGALQKDGVSSPSVFLVSSLLREAYDLPALQAALESDAPALKREALEKAIPVALGRLVRRKSRALMKDVWGKTLDSCLYWAAKPGPDVATSLVDTVSAFSIQLGLDEKSLAQVAKATGKPAGLLQAEIRSPWVKQPDPEQVLKQITKPVPFSSRMWSLVPYWGHGAEGQPEISLEATYRVLTQALAEMTEDAERMLRQAYAKE, encoded by the exons ATGGCCGCCCCAGCGGGCTTGGACGACGCTTTCCTCCGGGAGCTGCGGACCCGCTACGAAGCCCAGGACCCCGGCACAGCCGCCACCCGCCTCCAGGCCCTGGTGGACTCGGTCAACGCCCTGAAGGCCGATGTGGCTGTGGTGGGCCGCCGGGGCGCTGGGGTCACCACGCTGATCCACGCCCTCCTGGGAGAACAGCCCGGCCTGGACGACCCCCAGGCCTTCTTCCAGCAGGCGCCAGAGCCCCCGGGGCAGCCGGCCGGCTACACCCACCCCACCTTCCCCAACCTGACACTGTGGGATCTCCCGGGCTTCCAGGAGCCGGAGAAGCCGGGCGACTACACGAAGCGGCTGGGGGACCTGGGGAAGTTCGGCTGCCTGGTGCTGGTGGTGGCCGAGGGAAGCCCGGCAgatcccctcctgcagctcctcaaGGCCTTCCAGCAGAAGCGGAAGCCCTACTACGTGGTGCGCACCAAGGTGGACCTGGACTTGCACACAGCCAAGCGGCGGTTCCGGGCCCGCTACAGCTCGGCCGAGGCGCTGGCGCTGGCCCGGAACGGGGTGGCCGAGGTGCTGGCCAAGAACGGGCTGGACACCAACAGGGTTTTCCTGGTCTCAGCCCTGGAGACGGACAGGTACCAGTTCAACCAgttccaggaccagctggaggaggagataatccagctgaagag GGCCCACAACAGGGAGCTGGAGGACCTAAGGGCCGTGAGCCCGAGAAAGATCCAGGAGCTGCACCAGGCCTGTGCCACGGCGGGGCTGGCAGAGGTGCCTGCCATCATCCGCTCGGCACTGGAGGAGCCCTCACAGATCCGGCTGGACGTGGCGGTTCTGGGGGAGGCCGGCTCAGGCAAGTCGACGCTGGTGAACGCTCTGAGGGGGGTGGGCTGCGGGGAGCCAGAGGCAGCACCCACGGGGGTGACAGCCACCACCCAGAAAGCCACGGCTTACGCCCACCCTACCGTGCCTGGCCTGTATCTGTGGGACTTGCCAGGAGTGGGGGTGACGGAGGAGGACGTGGGGCGGCTGGATCTGTCCCGTTATGACTTCTTCCTGCTGACGGCCACGGAGCGCTACCGCCACGCCCAGAGCCGGCTCGCCCGGGCCATCAGCGCGGCCGGGAAGCGGTTCTTCTTCGTCAGAACCAAGGTGGACGTGgacgcccagcccagccctgagcccggcCCCATGGAGGAGATCCGGGGCAGCTGCGTGGGTGCCCTCCAGAAGGACGGCGTGAGCTCCCCAAGTGTCTTCCTCGTCTCCAGCCTTCTCCGCGAGGCCTATGACCTGCCAGCCCTCCAGGCGGCCCTGGAGAGTGACGCCCCAGCCTTGAAGAGGGAGGCCCTGGAGAAGGCCATCCCCGTGGCCTTGGGCCGCCTGGtgaggaggaagagcagggcGCTGATGAAGGACGTCTGGGGCAAGACCCTGGACAGCTGCCTGTACTGGGCAGCGAAACCTGGCCCGGATGTGGCCACCAGCCTCGTCGACACAGTCTCAGCTTTCTCCATCCAGCTGGGCCTGGACGAGAAGTCCTTGGCCCAGGTGGCCAAAGCCACAGGGAAGCCGGCCGGGCTGCTCCAGGCCGAGATCCGGAGCCCCTGGGTCAAGCAGCCAGACCCGGAGCAGGTGCTGAAGCAGATCACGAAGCCAGTGCCCTTCTCCTCCCGAATGTGGAGCTTGGTGCCCTACTGGGGCCACGGGGCCGAGGGGCAGCCCGAGATCTCCCTGGAGGCCACCTACAGGGTGCTGACGCAGGCCCTGGCAGAGATGACGGAGGACGCAGAGCGGATGCTGCGCCAAGCCTATGCCAAGGAGTAG
- the LOC127038120 gene encoding interferon-inducible GTPase 5-like gives MNDTPGPEMPPQPPPDASPGSPDRGDVSVVIVGVPGCGKSALLNAARGLAEDDARAAPLGALASSGGPVLYPDPARPNLLLWELALTEGEGPARWLAEGDVVLLATDGLFGASHARLAQEARGAGKTVHFARTKVDLDLHTLRRLLGERYDRTQALDALRAACVQSLAAHGLGESPPVVFLISGHEPQELDGPLLRQALVGDVRVYERVLRPALSGFELISEREVAEIQEAYELGGLAEVVTRVQCSLETLWNARLDVAITGESGAGKSTFVNALRGLSDEDEGAAQTGVTETTAQPTAYPYSGYPNVTLWDLPGIGTPSFRADHYLEAVDFTRYDFFIILASERFKDNHVHLARAIVEQGKRFYFVRAKVDNDLEAMRRRKDPPEEEEVLEKIRRDCRERLGQAGLGNTKVFLLSSFEIEKYDFQAFEETLERELPAHKRHAFLLSLPNLSRAIIEKKRQLLHQEVWKVALVSSLVAAVPLPGLAFTCDVSILLRKLAAYRQDFGLDAASLARLAERAGKPLEVLRAEVRSVLGRSINKEVVIGLLGKATGGGLVVVNLFFHRIPIYGALASGGISFHTTYSMLSQCLEELAADSQRVLIKAFDSEV, from the exons ATGAACGACACCCCAGGCCCCGAAatgcccccacagcccccgccGGATGCCTCGCCGGGCTCCCCGGACCGGGGCGATGTCTCGGTCGTGATCGTGGGGGTGCCGGGCTGTGGCAAGTCGGCCCTGCTCAACGCCGCGCGGGGCCTGGCGGAGGATGATGCCCGCGCGGCCCCGCTGGGGGCCCTGGCTAGCTCCGGGGGGCCTGTGCTGTACCCCGATCCGGCCCGGCCCAACCTGCTGCTCTGGGAGCTGGCCCTGACGGAGGGCGAGGGGCCGGCACGCTGGCTGGCCGAGGGGGACGTGGTGCTCCTGGCCACCGACGGGCTATTTGGTGCCAGCCACGCCCGCTTGGCCCAGGAGGCCCGCGGCGCCGGCAAGACGGTGCATTTCGCCCGCACCAAGGTCGACCTGGACCTGCACACCCTCCGGCGGCTCCTGGGCGAGCGCTACGACCGGACCCAGGCCCTCGACGCCCTCCGGGCCGCCTGCGTCCAGTCCCTGGCGGCCCATGGCCTCGGGGAGTCCCCGCCCGTCGTCTTCCTCATCTCCGGCCACGAGCCCCAGGAGCTGGACGGGCCCCTGCTGCGCCAGGCTCTGGTGGGAGATGTCAGGGTGTACGAGAG GGTGCTGCGCCCGGCGCTCTCTGGCTTTGAGCTCATCAGCGAGCGGGAGGTGGCTGAGATCCAGGAGGCCTACGAGCTGGGTGGCCTGGCGGAGGTGGTGACCCGGGTCCAGTGCAGCCTGGAGACCCTCTGGAACGCCCGGCTGGATGTGGCCATCACCGGGGAGTCGGGGGCTGGCAAGTCCACCTTCGTCAATGCCCTGCGAGGCCTGAGCGACGAGGACGAGGGGGCAGCCCAGACCGGCGTGACCGAGACCACGGCCCAGCCCACGGCCTACCCCTACTCCGGCTACCCCAATGTGACGCTGTGGGACCTGCCGGGCATCGGCACACCCAGCTTCCGGGCCGACCACTACCTCGAGGCCGTGGATTTCACTCGCTACGACTTCTTCATCATCCTGGCCTCGGAGCGGTTTAAGGATAACCACGTCCACCTGGCCCGGGCCATCGTGGAGCAAGGGAAACGCTTCTACTTCGTGCGTGCCAAGGTGGACAACGACCTGGAGGCCATGCGGAGGAGGAAGGACCCGCCCGAGGAAGAGGAGGTGCTGGAGAAGATCAGGAGGGACTGCCGGGAacggctgggccaggctgggctgggcaacACCAAGGTCTTCCTGCTCAGCAGTTTTGAGATAGAGAAATACGACTTCCAGGCCTTCGAGGAGACCTTGGAGCGAGAGCTGCCGGCGCACAAGCGTCAcgccttcctcctctccctgcccaacCTCTCGCGGGCCATCATCGAGAAGAAGCGGCAGCTGCTCCACCAGGAGGTCTGGAAGGTGGCCTTGGTCTCCAGCCTGGTGGCTGCCGTGCCCTTGCCGGGTTTGGCCTTCACCTGCGACGTCTCCATCCTGCTGAGGAAGCTGGCCGCCTACCGGCAGGATTTTGGGCTGGACGCGGCCTCCCTGGCCCGGCTGGCGGAGAGGGCCGGGAAGCCGCTGGAGGTGCTGCGGGCCGAGGTGCGCAGCGTGCTTGGGCGCAGCATCAACAAGGAGGTGGTGATCGGGCTGCTGGGGAAGGCCACCGGCGGGGGCTTGGTGGTGGTCAACCTCTTCTTCCACCGGATTCCCATCTACGGGGCACTGGCCTCCGGGGGCATCTCCTTCCACACTACCTACTCCATGCTCAGCCAGTGCCTGGAGGAGCTGGCGGCCGACTCCCAGCGGGTTCTCATCAAGGCCTTCGACAGCGAGGTCTGA